Proteins encoded by one window of Amaranthus tricolor cultivar Red isolate AtriRed21 chromosome 4, ASM2621246v1, whole genome shotgun sequence:
- the LOC130809878 gene encoding protein ARABIDILLO 1-like gives MSRRVRRKVEKKGKEQLLLPNYSELITDDNDDDLVHSFIPTSPNSISSIPINPINDSIDWTTLPDDTVIQLFSLLNYRDRASLASSCKTWRNLGSTPCLWESLDLRAHRCDAAMAASLSSRCFNLRRLRFLGAEFGDALIYLKAKNLRELAGDYWRNMTDATLSVIAARHEMLESIQLGPDFCERITSDAIRAVAICCPRLRRLVLSGVREIDADALNALAKNCVNLCEIGFLDCLKVDETALGGMSSIRFLSVAGTSNLKWGLVSHLWSKLPNLVGLDVSRTDIGPTAISRMLLSCKSMRVLCALNCTNVEEDANFVMSCNGSKDKLVLSLFSDICKGVGSLFADNSMEGRNVFLDWRDTKSKEKKLYEIMIWLEWVLSYSLLRIAESNPSGLDNFWVSQGATLLLSLMQSSQEDVQERSATGLATFVVIDDENTSIDGQRAEAVMRGGGVQLLLKLASSWREGLQAESAKAIANLSVNPNVAKAVADEGGITILAKLARSMNRLVAEEAAGGLWNLSVGEEHKGAIAEAGGVKALVDLIFKWSTGGDGVLERAAGALANLAADDNCSMEVALAGGVHALVMLARNCKFEGVQEQAARALANLAAHGDSNNNNSAVGQEAGALEALVQLTHSPHEGVRQEAAGALWNLSFDDRNREAIAAAGGVEALVALAQSCANASPGLQERAAGALWGLSVSEANSIAIGREGGVAPLISLACSEAEDVHETAAGALWNLAFNPGNALRIVEEGGVPALVHLCSSSVSKMARFMAALALAYMFDGRIDEVTLVGTSSDGMSKCISLDGARRMALKHIEAFVLTFSDPQAFATAAASSAPTALAQVTEAARIQEAGHLRCSGAEIGRFVAMLRNSSSILKACAAFALLQFTIPGGRHALHHANLLQNAGAPRVLRAAAAAATAPLEAKIFARIVLRNLEHHLVEISI, from the exons ATGAGCAGAAGGGTCCGTCGGAAAGTGGAAAAAAAGGGCAAAGAACAGCTCCTTCTTCCTAACTACTCTGAGTTAATCACAGATGACAACGATGATGATTTAGTTCATTCATTCATCCCCACTTCTCCCAATTCAATTTCATCAATACCCATAAACCCAATTAATGATTCCATTGATTGGACTACTCTACCTGATGATACGGTTATCCAgcttttttctcttcttaattATAGGGACCGTGCAAGTTTAGCATCTTCGTGTAAAACTTGGCGTAATTTGGGGTCTACCCCTTGCTTATGGGAGTCTTTAGACCTCCGTGCACATCGCTGTGATGCTGCGATGGCTGCTTCATTGTCTTCCCGGTGTTTTAACCTTCGCCGCCTCCGGTTTTTGGGGGCGGAATTTGGGGATGCACTCATTTATCTTAAAGCTAAGAACTTGAGGGAATTAGCTGGTGATTATTGGAGGAATATGACTGATGCAACACTTTCAGTGATTGCTGCTAGACATGAGATGCTTGAGAGTATTCAATTGGGTCCAGATTTTTGTGAAAGAATCACCAGTGATGCGATCCGGGCAGTTGCCATATGCTGCCCGAGGTTAAGGAGGTTAGTTTTATCTGGGGTAAGAGAAATTGATGCTGATGCTCTTAATGCTCTTGCAAAAAATTGTGTAAATTTATGTGAAATTGGGTTTTTAGATTGTTTGAAAGTTGATGAGACTGCATTAGGTGGTATGAGCTCAATTAGATTTCTTTCTGTTGCTGGGACTTCTAATTTGAAGTGGGGTTTAGTGTCTCATCTTTGGAGTAAATTGCCAAATTTAGTTGGGTTAGATGTTTCAAGGACGGATATTGGTCCTACTGCAATTTCCAGGATGTTGCTATCTTGTAAGAGTATGAGGGTGTTGTGTGCATTGAATTGTACAAATGTTGAGGAAGATGCTAACTTTGTGATGAGTTGTAATGGGAGTAAAGATAAATTGGTGTTATCTCTTTTTAGTGATATTTGTAAAGGGGTAGGTTCATTATTCGCCGATAATTCAATGGAAGGGAGGAATGTGTTTTTGGATTGGAGGGATACTAAGAGTAAGGAGAAGAAGTTGTATGAGATTATGATTTGGTTGGAATGGGTTCTTTCATATTCACTCTTGCGGATTGCGGAGAGTAATCCTTCTGGTTTGGATAATTTTTGGGTCAGTCAGGGTGCTACATTGTTGCTTAGTCTGATGCAGAGTTCACAGGAGGATGTGCAGGAAAGGTCAGCTACTGGACTTGCTActtttgttgttattgatgatgaAAATACCAGCATTGATGGTCAAAGAGCGGAAGCAGTCATGCGAGGTGGGGGTGTGCAGCTTCTCCTCAAGCTTGCCAGCTCGTGGCGGGAAGGATTGCAGGCAGAGTCTGCCAAG GCTATAGCAAATTTGTCAGTGAATCCTAATGTTGCAAAAGCTGTGGCTGACGAAGGAGGCATCACCATCCTTGCAAAGTTGGCGAGATCCATGAACAGGCTAGTAGCTGAGGAGGCTGCTGGTGGACTTTGGAATTTATCTGTTGGAGAAGAGCACAAG GGTGCCATTGCAGAGGCAGGAGGTGTTAAAGCTTTAGTTGATCTAATCTTCAAATGGTCAACTGGTGGTGATGGAGTTCTG GAACGGGCAGCTGGTGCTTTGGCTAATTTGGCAGCTGATGACAATTGTAGCATGGAGGTTGCACTTGCTGGTGGTGTACATGCGCTAGTGATGCTTGCGCGCAACTGCAAGTTTGAGGGTGTGCAAGAGCAG gCTGCTCGAGCCTTGGCAAACTTGGCAGCTCATGGagacagcaacaacaacaattcagcTGTAGGACAGGAGGCTGGTGCACTTGAAGCTTTGGTCCAATTAACACATTCTCCTCATGAAGGCGTTAG GCAAGAAGCTGCTGGTGCATTGTGGAATTTATCATTTGATGATCGAAATCGGGAAGCAATTGCTGCTGCTGGTGGCGTTGAGGCATTG GTTGCTCTTGCACAGTCTTGCGCTAATGCTTCTCCAGGTCTTCAGGAGAGGGCTGCTGGTGCATTATGGGGCCTTTCAGTGTCAGAGGCAAATAG TATTGCTATCGGACGAGAAGGAGGTGTTGCGCCTCTTATTTCATTGGCATGTTCTGAAGCAGAA GATGTTCATGAAACGGCCGCTGGAGCTCTTTGGAACCTTGCCTTCAACCCTGGCAATGCGCTGCGGATTGTAGAAGAAGGTGGAGTCCCTGCCCTTGTTCATCTTTGTTCCTCTTCTGTGTCGAagatggcaaggttcatggctGCATTGGCTTTGGCTTATATGTTTGATGGAAG AATTGATGAAGTCACTTTGGTTGGAACCTCATCAGATGGTATGTCAAAGTGCATTAGCTTGGATGGGGCTAGAAGAATGGCTTTGAAACACATTGAAGCATTTGTGCTCACTTTTTCGGATCCTCAAGCATTTGCAACAGCTGCTGCATCATCAGCTCCTACAGCATTAGCACAAGTAACAGAAGCAGCTCGAATTCAGGAAGCTGGACATCTTAGATGCAG TGGCGCTGAAATCGGGAGATTTGTGGCTATGCTACGTAATTCGTCTTCAATACTGAAGGCTTGTGCCGCGTTTGCTCTTCTACAG TTCACAATACCTGGTGGACGTCATGCTTTGCACCATGCAAACCTCCTGCAGAACGCAGGAGCTCCTAGAGTACTACGTGCAGCTGCCGCAGCAGCTACTGCTCCTCTCGAAGCAAAAATTTTCGCAAGAATAGTTCTTCGGAACCTTGAACATCATTTGGTagaaatttcaatttaa